CATGGATATCACCACCTTTAGCCGTCAAGTTCAAACCTTGATCAAGAAAAAACTCGTGAAGAAAACGGCTTTACCGGAAGATCGAAGGGTCTATATCCTGACTCTAACGGTCGAAGGGAAGTTCGTCGCCTCCACGATTGATCGAATGATGAACGATTACTTGGACGAGGTCTTCTCGTTTATGAATGAATTTGAGAAAGAAACGGTAATTCGATCGTTAAAGCTATTAAACGATAGTATGCAAAAATCAAAAATGTGCTGTACTCCAATGGGGTGATGGTTAAATTACTCCATTATCTTTAGGTTAATTATTGTAAATTGCAACTAATTTGTATCGGCTTTAACGCTGTTTCCCATTCAGAGGGTCAATACGGACAGATTCTGTAGTGCCACGGCCGCTGCGGTGAAAAAAAGATAATGGCGACCCAATAGTTGCAATTTACAAACAAAAAAAGGGGGTGAAACATGTATAGACTGCTGGATGTCATCGTTATCGGAGGAGGTCAATCAGGATTGGCCTCGGGATACCATCTCAAAAAGAGCGGCCTTACGTTTTTAATTCTTGAGGCAAGCGGAACGGCTGCAGGGTCGTGGCCGGAATACTACGATAGTCTGAAATTATTCTCGCCGGCGAAGTATTCATCTCTACCTGGCATGTCTTTTCCTTTACCTGGAGACCGGTATCCGACCCGTGATGAAGTTATTCATTACTTAAAGGATTACGCCTCGCATTATAAGCTGCCGATCGCGTACCACAGCCGCGCCGAACAGGTTATTAAAGTAGCCGGGAACTTTCAGATTATGACTGAAACAGGGCAAACGTACCTGGCAAGAAATATCATCTGCGTTACCGGTTCACCAACCTGAGGGATATTCGGAAGATACTCCTGAATATTTAATTTTTCTCAAGATGTCAGCACATCTGGATTATGAATATTTTTAAAAATTTCCAGTAAGTACGAGACCGAAGCAGGCAGCATTCAACAGCAAAGTAATGCCAGCGGCGATCAGTAATCCTTGAACGATACCGCTTTTTTTACGGAAAATAAGGATAGCAGGAATCAGGTATAAGAGCTGCGTGATGCTGATAAAGAAAAAGGCGGCAGGAAAAAGGAATAGCAGTAAGTGCAGCACGGCCAACAGCCCGATTCCGAGCCATACCTGCTTGGCATGGTCAGGCGATTTGCGAGAAGGCGAAACGTCTGGCTGCTTGTTTTCCTCTTCATTCATTCCACTCATTGATTTTACCTCCCGGGCGCATGTCAAATTCACTTCTCAGTTCAGCCAGCTTCTTCTCCTGATCACCGCGATAGAACATATTGTACGTGTCAAAAGGAATGATTCGTCCATCCGGATGTACGATGTGAACGCAGGATTTTTTGACGGAGCGTACATCAAAATTGTATGGATCTAAAAACTGCATAATGATGACACGGAATACATTATCATAGCTAATGTTGCCCGGCACGGCGACCATCGGCAAGCAGCATAGCAGGTTTTTCAGCGAAAGCGCGGAAGAATCAGGGGAATGAGCAGTCGAGAACAGCTCGAATATTTTTGACTTAAGTGATTGATCCTGCTCGAACACGATCGTATTGCGGCCGCCCTCCAGTAATATTTGAGGGTCCATTAATCCGGTAAGCGGCAGCACATCCCCGCCCAGCTTCAAGGCGTAGCCCATGGCCAAACAATCAGGGTGGCATGGCACCGGAATAATATCCTCTGGGCGAAAAATGCCGGATTGGTCAATTATTGCTTGCCGCACCTCACTAAGGGTCAAGCGGTCCTTCGCCGGATCGTAATCTTCCAAACGTCCTGCCGCTTGGATAGGTTGGAAGGTTACACCGCGTACGGCGGGCTGCTTCAGGCCGAACTGAATAATGTCGCCGATCTCATGATCGTTCAATCCTTTTTTGAGCGTAACGACCAGCGTGGTCGAAATATTGAATTCGTTCAAATGCTCTAAAGCCCGGCGGCGAACATCGCGCAAATCAACGCCGCGAAGCTCTCGCAGTGCCTCCTCCTGGAAGCTGTCGAACTGCAAGTAAATTTCAAATCCGGGCCTATATTCGGCTAACCGCTCGGCAAAGTTCCGGTCCTGAGCAATACGGAGGCCATTGGTGTTCAACATAATATGCTTGATTGGCTTGCTTTTGGCGAGGTCCAATATTTCGAAAAACTGCGGATGAATAGTAGGCTCGCCCCCGCTAATTTGCACAATGTCAGGTTCGCCTTCATTGCGGACGATGGCATCGAGCATTTTCTCGATCTGCTCCAGTGAGCGCCACGAGTCCTTGTGCGGGGAAGACTCTGCATAGCAAATCGGACATTGCAGATTACAGCGGTCAGTGACCTCGAGCAGCGTCAGACAGCTATGCTGCTCATGATCGGGGCATAGTCCGCAATCATATGGACAGCCGTAGCGGATCGGTGTGTTCCAGTGCTGCGGCATTTCCGCGGGCTTAAGGAATTCGCGGCATTTCTTATAATAGGCGGCGTCGCTTGCAATCAGTACCTTTTCCCGTCCGTGCTGTCCGCAATATTTGAGCAGAAACACTTGATTGTCCTCAATGATGACTTTAGCTTCGACCTTGCGCAAACATTTCGAACAGATGCTGTTCGTCAGCTCGTAGAAAATGTAGGGTCTGTTTTTCGTTGTCATCGCTACAACTCCTTCCTATGTGAGCGCAGCGGTTGCCCCAGCCACTGGTATATCAAAGCAAAGTAATAGATTAACCCTG
This is a stretch of genomic DNA from Paenibacillus sp. sptzw28. It encodes these proteins:
- a CDS encoding NAD(P)-binding domain-containing protein, which produces MYRLLDVIVIGGGQSGLASGYHLKKSGLTFLILEASGTAAGSWPEYYDSLKLFSPAKYSSLPGMSFPLPGDRYPTRDEVIHYLKDYASHYKLPIAYHSRAEQVIKVAGNFQIMTETGQTYLARNIICVTGSPT
- a CDS encoding MarR family winged helix-turn-helix transcriptional regulator, with protein sequence MDRNPRELLQIMTRRFGLLNKTCCSIGNNDISLVQSHILYEIDRGHQPSMQQVADTLGMDITTFSRQVQTLIKKKLVKKTALPEDRRVYILTLTVEGKFVASTIDRMMNDYLDEVFSFMNEFEKETVIRSLKLLNDSMQKSKMCCTPMG
- a CDS encoding radical SAM protein, with translation MTTKNRPYIFYELTNSICSKCLRKVEAKVIIEDNQVFLLKYCGQHGREKVLIASDAAYYKKCREFLKPAEMPQHWNTPIRYGCPYDCGLCPDHEQHSCLTLLEVTDRCNLQCPICYAESSPHKDSWRSLEQIEKMLDAIVRNEGEPDIVQISGGEPTIHPQFFEILDLAKSKPIKHIMLNTNGLRIAQDRNFAERLAEYRPGFEIYLQFDSFQEEALRELRGVDLRDVRRRALEHLNEFNISTTLVVTLKKGLNDHEIGDIIQFGLKQPAVRGVTFQPIQAAGRLEDYDPAKDRLTLSEVRQAIIDQSGIFRPEDIIPVPCHPDCLAMGYALKLGGDVLPLTGLMDPQILLEGGRNTIVFEQDQSLKSKIFELFSTAHSPDSSALSLKNLLCCLPMVAVPGNISYDNVFRVIIMQFLDPYNFDVRSVKKSCVHIVHPDGRIIPFDTYNMFYRGDQEKKLAELRSEFDMRPGGKINEWNE